The bacterium genomic sequence TGCACCAGCCACCGCATCCCGAGCGACACCCGCCGCTCCGGCCGGACCTCCACGGGAACCTGATACGTCGCACCCCCGACGCGGCGGGGGCGGACCTCGAGGACGGGCATGATGTTGTGAAGCGCCTGCTCGAGCACCTTGACCGGCTCCTTGCCGCTCTTCTCCTTGACCGAGTCGAGGGCCAAGTACACGATTCGCTCCGCCGTACTCTTCTTGCCCCGGGTCATGACCTTGTTGACCAGCCGGGTCACCGTCTGGTTGCTGAACACCAGATCCGGGGGTGTGGGCCGCCGCGAGACCGCACCCTTCCTCGGC encodes the following:
- the rpsG gene encoding 30S ribosomal protein S7; its protein translation is MPRKGAVSRRPTPPDLVFSNQTVTRLVNKVMTRGKKSTAERIVYLALDSVKEKSGKEPVKVLEQALHNIMPVLEVRPRRVGGATYQVPVEVRPERRVSLGMRWLVQYARARSGRTMRDKLAAEILDASNSAGAAVKRREDTHKMAEANKAFAHYRW